A region from the Benincasa hispida cultivar B227 chromosome 8, ASM972705v1, whole genome shotgun sequence genome encodes:
- the LOC120083029 gene encoding uncharacterized protein LOC120083029, giving the protein MEENHPCSPTDSQAIEASRTAKASDYPNPQPSFISDDSSSPLGYPKLDSFRELNTSLGPQCSRSGKIVDFRESDSESLQSIGEIQKSCDQNRGNCFYYDSPLLEDTGVWIPISVPPMSESDHEEWAKGFHLNGGCFPEGDSGWSQCFEGEKELTMWDVMVEMLLAARGKVGSLASTSNSGCRFSWISSHMVEQALNELAHSLTEANFGNIREIIEAEPPRWLSDSAASSCMLCGVKFHPIMCSRHHCRFCGGIFCGDCSKGRSLLPVKFRVADPQRVCDVCNVRLESVQPYLMDKVSNAAQLPTHDLTDLSTLRSWLNFPWGQSMEHEIYKATNTIRAYNKVGSLKPEKLIPDAILGQAKGLAIITAVKVGAVVTYNVGTGLVVARREDGSWSPPSAISSIGMGWGAQIGGELTDFIIVLRTSDAVNAFSGNMHLAIGAGVSAAVGVIGRTAEADVRAGDGGFGPCYTYSCSKGAFVGCSLKGSIVTTRTQENARFYGNQSLTASDILLGSLPRPPAAAILYRALADLYQKIHK; this is encoded by the exons ATGGAGGAGAATCATCCGTGTTCTCCGACTGATTCCCAAGCCATCGAAGCTTCTAGGACTGCTAAAGCTTCCGATTATCCCAATCCCCAACCGAGCTTTATTTCTGACGATTCCTCTTCTCCTCTG GGTtatccaaaacttgattcttTTCGAGAGCTTAACACTTCGTTGGGCCCTCAGTGTTCTCGGAGTGGCAAAATTGTTGATTTTAGAGAAAGTGATTCTGAGTCACTCCAAAGCATTGGGGAAATTCAAAAGTCTTGTGATCAGAACAGGGGAAATTGCTTCTATTATGATTCACCTCTATTGGAAGATACTGGAGTATGGATACCCATTTCTGTTCCACCCATGTCTGAATCTGATCATGAAGAGTGGGCCAAAGGTTTTCACTTGAACGGAGGTTGCTTTCCCGAAGGCGACTCGGGGTGGAGCCAGTGCTTTGAGGGAGAAAAAGAGTTGACAATGTGGGATGTGATGGTAGAAATGTTGCTTGCAGCTCGAGGAAAAGTCGGTTCGCTGGCTTCCACCAGTAATAGTGGGTGTAGGTTTTCATGGATATCTAGCCATATGGTGGAGCAGGCTTTGAATGAACTGGCTCATTCACTCACTGAAGCTAATTTTGGGAATATAAGAGAAATTATTGAAGCAGAGCCACCCAGATGGTTGTCTGATAGTGCTGCTTCTTCTTGTATGTTATGTGGTGTGAAGTTTCATCCAATCATGTGCTCCAGGCATCACTGTCGATTTTGTGGTGGAATATTTTGTGGGGATTGCTCTAAAGGGAGGAGCTTGCTGCCTGTAAAATTTCGTGTTGCAGATCCACAACGAGTGTGCGATGTATGTAATGTGCGGCTTGAATCTGTGCAACCATATTTAATGGATAAAGTGAGTAATGCTGCGCAGCTACCAACTCATGACCTTACGGATCTCAGTACATTGAGGTCATGGTTAAACTTCCCCTGGGGACAGTCAATGGAACATGAGATTTATAAAGCAACAAACACCATTCGAGCATATAATAAA GTGGGTTCTTTAAAGCCCGAGAAACTAATTCCAGATGCCATTCTAGGACAAGCAAAAGGCCTAGCAATTATTACTGCTGTAAAAGTGGGAGCAGTGGTGACTTACAATGTAGGAACTGGTCTAGTAGTTGCACGTAGAGAAGATGGCTCATGGTCTCCTCCATCTGCAATTTCATCAATTGGTATGGGCTGGGGAGCACAG ATTGGAGGAGAACTGACTGACTTTATAATCGTCTTGAGGACAAGTGATGCTGTCAATGCATTCAGCGGTAATATGCATCTGGCCATTGGGGCTGGCGTAAGTGCTGCAGTTGGAGTTATTGGAAGGACGGCTGAAGCCGATGTACGAGCTGGTGATGGTGGTTTTGGCCCCTGTTATACATACAGTTGTAGTAAAG GTGCATTTGTTGGATGTTCACTTAAAGGAAGCATTGTTACGACTCGGACGCAAGAAAACGCTCGATTCTACGGCAATCAGTCACTAACCGCCTCGGACATTCTCCTTGGTTCACTCCCTAGACCACCTGCCGCCGCCATTCTGTATCGTGCTCTTGCTGATCTTTATCAGAAGATCCATAAATGA
- the LOC120083030 gene encoding BES1/BZR1 homolog protein 4-like isoform X1: MTSGTRMPTWKERENNKRRERRRRAIAAKIFLGLRMYGNYKLPKHCDNNEVLKALCDEAGWTVEEDGTTYRKGCKPVERDIMGGSASASPCSSYQPSPRASYNPSPVSSSFPSPTSSRYAINGNDNATDPNSLIPWLKNLSSGSSSASSRLPHHLFITCGSISAPVTPPSSSPTARTPRKPNAWDNHPAVAPAWAAQRFSCLPASTPPSPGRQVLADSAWLDSMRIPQSGPSSPTFSLVARNPFGFKEAMSAGGSRNWTPAQSGTCSPTVAAGTDHNSDVPMMDGTAAEFAFGSCSNGLVKPWEGERIHEECISDDLELTLGNSRTR, from the exons ATGACTTCCGGTACGAGAATGCCGACTTGGAAGGAGAGGGAAAACAACAAACGTCGTGAGAGGCGTCGTCGTGCCATCGCCGCTAAGATCTTTCTCGGCTTGCGAATGTACGGAAACTACAAGCTCCCCAAGCACTGCGACAATAATGAGGTCCTTAAAGCCCTCTGTGATGAAGCTGGATGGACTGTCGAAGAAGACGGCACTACATATCGGAAG GGATGCAAACCTGTGGAACGTGATATCATGGGTGGATCAGCTTCTGCAAGTCCATGTTCATCTTATCAGCCGAGCCCACGTGCATCTTATAACCCAAGTCCTGTGTCTTCTTCCTTCCCAAGCCCCACGTCTTCTCGTTACGCCATTAATGGCAATGATAATGCTACTGATCCCAACTCCCTCATCCCATGGCTGAAGAATCTCTCCTCAGGTTCATCATCAGCTTCCTCCAGGCTGCCTCACCATCTTTTTATTACTTGTGGCTCCATAAGTGCGCCCGTCACCCCTCCGTCGAGTTCCCCAACTGCTCGAACACCCAGAAAACCAAATGCTTGGGACAATCATCCAGCAGTTGCTCCTGCTTGGGCTGCACAGCGCTTCTCATGTTTGCCTGCATCGACCCCACCGAGCCCTGGGCGTCAGGTGTTGGCTGATTCAGCATGGCTTGATAGTATGCGGATTCCTCAAAGTGGACCATCATCTCCAACCTTCAGCCTTGTGGCAAGGAATCCTTTCGGATTTAAGGAGGCAATGTCCGCTGGAGGGTCTCGTAATTGGACTCCTGCACAAAGCGGGACATGCTCGCCCACGGTTGCTGCAGGCACTGATCATAATTCAGATGTTCCTATGATGGATGGAACTGCAGCAGAGTTTGCCTTTGGAAGTTGTTCGAATGGGTTGGTGAAGCCTTGGGAAGGAGAGAGAATTCATGAGGAATGCATCTCTGATGATCTCGAACTTACACTTGGGAATTCCAGGACAAG GTGA
- the LOC120083030 gene encoding BES1/BZR1 homolog protein 4-like isoform X3: protein MDCRRRRHYISEDSSFYCSTRTFVIRKTWDAFPFLQLLSIVFSTDNQLIFLQGCKPVERDIMGGSASASPCSSYQPSPRASYNPSPVSSSFPSPTSSRYAINGNDNATDPNSLIPWLKNLSSGSSSASSRLPHHLFITCGSISAPVTPPSSSPTARTPRKPNAWDNHPAVAPAWAAQRFSCLPASTPPSPGRQVLADSAWLDSMRIPQSGPSSPTFSLVARNPFGFKEAMSAGGSRNWTPAQSGTCSPTVAAGTDHNSDVPMMDGTAAEFAFGSCSNGLVKPWEGERIHEECISDDLELTLGNSRTR from the exons ATGGACTGTCGAAGAAGACGGCACTACATATCGGAAG ATTCTTCCTTCTACTGTTCCACTCGAACATTTGTGATAAGGAAAACATGGGATGCCTTCCCTTTTCTGCAATTGTTGTCGATTGTATTCAGCACTGATAATCAATTGATATTTCTGCAGGGATGCAAACCTGTGGAACGTGATATCATGGGTGGATCAGCTTCTGCAAGTCCATGTTCATCTTATCAGCCGAGCCCACGTGCATCTTATAACCCAAGTCCTGTGTCTTCTTCCTTCCCAAGCCCCACGTCTTCTCGTTACGCCATTAATGGCAATGATAATGCTACTGATCCCAACTCCCTCATCCCATGGCTGAAGAATCTCTCCTCAGGTTCATCATCAGCTTCCTCCAGGCTGCCTCACCATCTTTTTATTACTTGTGGCTCCATAAGTGCGCCCGTCACCCCTCCGTCGAGTTCCCCAACTGCTCGAACACCCAGAAAACCAAATGCTTGGGACAATCATCCAGCAGTTGCTCCTGCTTGGGCTGCACAGCGCTTCTCATGTTTGCCTGCATCGACCCCACCGAGCCCTGGGCGTCAGGTGTTGGCTGATTCAGCATGGCTTGATAGTATGCGGATTCCTCAAAGTGGACCATCATCTCCAACCTTCAGCCTTGTGGCAAGGAATCCTTTCGGATTTAAGGAGGCAATGTCCGCTGGAGGGTCTCGTAATTGGACTCCTGCACAAAGCGGGACATGCTCGCCCACGGTTGCTGCAGGCACTGATCATAATTCAGATGTTCCTATGATGGATGGAACTGCAGCAGAGTTTGCCTTTGGAAGTTGTTCGAATGGGTTGGTGAAGCCTTGGGAAGGAGAGAGAATTCATGAGGAATGCATCTCTGATGATCTCGAACTTACACTTGGGAATTCCAGGACAAG GTGA
- the LOC120083030 gene encoding BES1/BZR1 homolog protein 4-like isoform X2: MTSGTRMPTWKERENNKRRERRRRAIAAKIFLGLRMYGNYKLPKHCDNNEVLKALCDEAGWTVEEDGTTYRKGCKPVERDIMGGSASASPCSSYQPSPRASYNPSPVSSSFPSPTSSRYAINGNDNATDPNSLIPWLKNLSSGSSSASSRLPHHLFITCGSISAPVTPPSSSPTARTPRKPNAWDNHPAVAPAWAAQRFSCLPASTPPSPGRQVLADSAWLDSMRIPQSGPSSPTFSLVARNPFGFKEAMSAGGSRNWTPAQSGTCSPTVAAGTDHNSDVPMMDGTAAEFAFGSCSNGLVKPWEGERIHEECISDDLELTLGNSRTR, from the exons ATGACTTCCGGTACGAGAATGCCGACTTGGAAGGAGAGGGAAAACAACAAACGTCGTGAGAGGCGTCGTCGTGCCATCGCCGCTAAGATCTTTCTCGGCTTGCGAATGTACGGAAACTACAAGCTCCCCAAGCACTGCGACAATAATGAGGTCCTTAAAGCCCTCTGTGATGAAGCTGGATGGACTGTCGAAGAAGACGGCACTACATATCGGAAG GGATGCAAACCTGTGGAACGTGATATCATGGGTGGATCAGCTTCTGCAAGTCCATGTTCATCTTATCAGCCGAGCCCACGTGCATCTTATAACCCAAGTCCTGTGTCTTCTTCCTTCCCAAGCCCCACGTCTTCTCGTTACGCCATTAATGGCAATGATAATGCTACTGATCCCAACTCCCTCATCCCATGGCTGAAGAATCTCTCCTCAGGTTCATCATCAGCTTCCTCCAGGCTGCCTCACCATCTTTTTATTACTTGTGGCTCCATAAGTGCGCCCGTCACCCCTCCGTCGAGTTCCCCAACTGCTCGAACACCCAGAAAACCAAATGCTTGGGACAATCATCCAGCAGTTGCTCCTGCTTGGGCTGCACAGCGCTTCTCATGTTTGCCTGCATCGACCCCACCGAGCCCTGGGCGTCAGGTGTTGGCTGATTCAGCATGGCTTGATAGTATGCGGATTCCTCAAAGTGGACCATCATCTCCAACCTTCAGCCTTGTGGCAAGGAATCCTTTCGGATTTAAGGAGGCAATGTCCGCTGGAGGGTCTCGTAATTGGACTCCTGCACAAAGCGGGACATGCTCGCCCACGGTTGCTGCAGGCACTGATCATAATTCAGATGTTCCTATGATGGATGGAACTGCAGCAGAGTTTGCCTTTGGAAGTTGTTCGAATGGGTTGGTGAAGCCTTGGGAAGGAGAGAGAATTCATGAGGAATGCATCTCTGATGATCTCGAACTTACACTTGGGAATTCCAGGACAAGGTAA